From a region of the Flavobacterium sediminilitoris genome:
- a CDS encoding aminoacyl-histidine dipeptidase, producing the protein MSQEVRNLEPKALWNKFADLNAVPRPSKKEERVIAFMMEFGQKLGFKTIKDHVGNVIIKKPATSGMENRKTIVMQSHLDMVHQKNNDTVFDFDTQGIEMYVDGDWVRAKGTTLGADNGLGVATIMAILESTDIPHPAIEALFTIDEETGMTGAMGLQGGMLEGQILLNLDTEEDDEIDIGCAGGVDVTAVAEYDEEDTPEGAVGYTITVKGLNGGHSGMDIHKGLGNANKIMNRLLFDGFDDFGLQIASINGGSLRNAIPRESVAEVVIANVYDEAFVFDMQDVINEIKTELKTTEPNLQIVIEKSVTTPKKVMPPMAQYFLVRALYTAHNGVYRMSADFDNLVETSNNIAKVIVGEGKLSIQCLTRSSVETAKFDLANSLRSAFELMGCEVEFSGSYPGWTPNANSEILDVLSSIYEKQNGTKADVVACHAGLECGILGTNYPDMDMISFGPTIKGAHSPDERASISSAQKYWKFVLEILANIPEKNK; encoded by the coding sequence ATGAGCCAAGAAGTAAGAAACCTTGAACCAAAAGCCCTTTGGAACAAATTTGCCGATTTAAATGCTGTACCACGTCCATCTAAAAAAGAAGAGCGAGTAATTGCCTTTATGATGGAATTTGGTCAAAAATTAGGCTTTAAAACTATAAAAGATCATGTTGGAAATGTTATTATAAAAAAACCAGCTACATCAGGAATGGAAAACAGAAAAACCATAGTAATGCAATCACATTTAGATATGGTACATCAAAAAAATAACGATACTGTTTTTGATTTTGATACACAGGGTATTGAAATGTATGTAGATGGAGATTGGGTTAGAGCAAAAGGGACAACACTTGGAGCAGATAATGGATTAGGAGTAGCTACTATTATGGCTATTTTAGAAAGCACAGATATTCCTCATCCAGCTATAGAAGCATTGTTTACTATTGATGAAGAAACAGGAATGACAGGAGCAATGGGCTTACAAGGAGGAATGCTTGAAGGTCAGATTTTATTGAATTTAGACACAGAAGAAGATGATGAAATAGATATAGGATGTGCAGGTGGAGTAGATGTAACGGCTGTTGCCGAATATGATGAAGAAGATACTCCTGAAGGAGCGGTTGGATATACAATTACTGTAAAAGGATTGAATGGAGGACATTCAGGAATGGATATTCATAAAGGTTTAGGAAATGCAAACAAGATCATGAACCGTTTGTTATTTGATGGATTTGATGATTTCGGATTGCAAATAGCTTCGATTAATGGTGGAAGTTTACGAAATGCAATTCCTAGAGAGAGTGTAGCTGAAGTTGTAATTGCTAATGTATATGATGAAGCATTTGTATTTGATATGCAAGATGTTATCAACGAAATAAAAACAGAATTAAAAACAACAGAACCAAATCTTCAAATTGTAATTGAAAAATCGGTTACAACACCCAAAAAAGTAATGCCACCTATGGCTCAATACTTTTTAGTACGTGCTTTGTACACTGCTCACAATGGAGTTTATAGAATGAGTGCTGATTTTGATAACTTAGTAGAAACATCAAATAATATTGCAAAAGTAATTGTAGGAGAAGGAAAATTAAGTATTCAGTGTTTAACACGTTCGTCTGTTGAAACAGCTAAGTTTGATTTAGCAAACTCATTGCGTTCAGCATTTGAATTAATGGGTTGTGAAGTAGAATTTTCAGGAAGTTATCCTGGTTGGACACCGAATGCTAACTCTGAAATTTTAGATGTTTTATCTTCAATTTACGAAAAACAAAATGGAACAAAAGCAGATGTTGTTGCTTGTCATGCAGGATTAGAATGTGGTATTTTAGGCACTAATTATCCTGATATGGATATGATTTCTTTTGGACCAACTATAAAAGGAGCTCACAGTCCAGATGAAAGAGCAAGTATTTCTTCTGCCCAAAAATATTGGAAATTTGTATTAGAAATTTTAGCAAATATTCCGGAAAAAAATAAGTAA
- a CDS encoding PepSY-associated TM helix domain-containing protein produces MKKLNLRNLHRDFGYFYVGLIISFAFSGILMNHRNDWHPEKYTLETKEIQVALPDEKNFNDDYAQKITTELKITDKVKRHNIRKGTFKIQFENTEVEIDIETGKGEIISFIKTPIINQAMFLHKNTSNWWIYFSDIFGLSLIFIAISGAMMVKHGKHTFKRRGWKLALAGIVFPILFLILS; encoded by the coding sequence ATGAAAAAATTGAATTTAAGAAATCTACATCGTGATTTTGGTTATTTCTATGTAGGATTAATCATTTCTTTTGCATTTTCTGGAATATTAATGAATCATAGAAATGATTGGCATCCTGAAAAATATACTTTAGAAACAAAAGAAATTCAAGTTGCATTACCCGATGAAAAGAATTTTAATGATGATTATGCACAAAAAATAACAACCGAATTAAAAATTACGGATAAAGTTAAAAGACATAATATTAGAAAAGGAACATTTAAAATTCAATTTGAAAATACTGAGGTAGAGATTGATATAGAAACCGGAAAAGGTGAGATTATCTCTTTTATTAAAACACCTATAATAAATCAGGCTATGTTTCTCCATAAGAACACTTCAAACTGGTGGATTTATTTCTCTGATATTTTTGGTTTATCTTTAATCTTTATCGCTATTTCTGGAGCAATGATGGTTAAACATGGTAAACATACATTTAAGAGACGTGGTTGGAAACTCGCTTTAGCTGGAATTGTGTTTCCAATTTTGTTTTTAATACTTTCGTAA
- the gloA2 gene encoding SMU1112c/YaeR family gloxylase I-like metalloprotein has product MLNQIHHTAIICSDYEASKYFYVNILGLKIVREIYRKERESYKLDLALNGKYCIELFSFPNPPERISKPEATGLRHLAFEVDNLELIINHLKNSNIYIEPIRIDEFTHKRFTFITDPDNLPIEFYEK; this is encoded by the coding sequence ATGTTAAATCAAATTCATCACACAGCTATTATTTGTTCCGACTATGAAGCTTCAAAATATTTTTATGTAAATATACTTGGTTTAAAAATAGTTAGAGAAATATATAGAAAAGAACGAGAATCTTACAAACTTGATTTAGCATTAAACGGAAAATACTGCATTGAGCTTTTTTCTTTCCCAAATCCACCAGAAAGAATATCTAAACCTGAAGCTACAGGATTGAGACATTTGGCTTTTGAAGTTGACAATTTAGAACTAATCATCAATCATCTTAAAAATAGTAACATTTATATCGAACCTATTCGAATTGATGAATTTACTCATAAACGTTTCACTTTCATTACTGATCCTGATAATTTACCTATTGAATTTTATGAAAAATAA
- a CDS encoding DUF3810 domain-containing protein — protein MQKKHILPLLLVLQIVLVKTLAQFPTFIEEWYSNGLYPKMALLSRRILGWIPFSIGDIIYFILIFLLIRSIWKHRKGFFKNWKTNGLTVLSWLSIFYFLFHFLWGMNYYRIPLNEKLNIKKEYSIDELEAFTYKMISKTNALQKLITGNDSIAVKIPYSDTEIFNLAVNGYQNLPENLKCFQYTNKSIKASLLSYPLSYMGFGGYLNPFTNEAQVNVLKPKFNSPMTTCHEMAHQAGIGSESECNFIGFIAAINNDDIYFQYSAYNFITRYCLGNLERIQEGKSDIFLTKLNKGVLKNFDENETFWKDHHTPIDTFFEYFYDNFLKLNQQKDGLESYSKFVGLMIRYDEKF, from the coding sequence TTGCAAAAAAAACACATACTTCCCTTATTATTAGTACTTCAAATTGTTCTTGTAAAAACATTAGCACAATTTCCAACATTCATTGAAGAATGGTATAGTAATGGATTATACCCTAAAATGGCTCTTCTTTCTAGAAGAATATTAGGCTGGATTCCTTTCTCTATTGGAGATATAATTTATTTCATTTTGATTTTTCTTTTAATTCGCTCAATTTGGAAGCATAGAAAAGGATTTTTTAAAAACTGGAAAACAAATGGATTAACAGTATTAAGTTGGCTTTCTATTTTCTATTTTCTATTCCACTTTTTATGGGGAATGAATTATTATAGAATTCCACTAAACGAAAAATTAAATATCAAAAAAGAGTATAGTATTGATGAGCTAGAAGCTTTTACCTATAAAATGATTAGTAAAACAAATGCTTTACAAAAATTAATCACAGGGAATGATTCTATTGCTGTGAAAATACCTTATTCTGATACAGAAATCTTTAATTTAGCTGTAAATGGGTATCAAAATTTGCCTGAAAATTTAAAATGTTTTCAATATACAAACAAAAGTATTAAAGCTTCTCTTTTAAGTTATCCTTTAAGTTATATGGGTTTTGGAGGATATTTAAATCCTTTTACTAATGAAGCACAAGTAAATGTTCTAAAGCCAAAATTTAACTCCCCAATGACTACTTGTCACGAAATGGCACATCAAGCAGGAATAGGAAGCGAAAGTGAATGCAATTTTATTGGTTTTATTGCTGCTATTAATAATGATGACATTTATTTTCAATATTCAGCTTATAATTTCATCACTCGATATTGCTTAGGAAATCTGGAAAGAATTCAAGAAGGTAAAAGCGATATTTTTTTAACAAAATTAAATAAAGGTGTTTTAAAAAATTTTGATGAAAATGAAACTTTTTGGAAAGATCACCACACTCCTATTGATACTTTTTTTGAATATTTTTATGATAATTTCTTAAAATTAAATCAACAAAAAGATGGTTTAGAAAGCTATAGTAAATTTGTTGGATTAATGATTAGATATGATGAAAAATTTTAA
- a CDS encoding T9SS type A sorting domain-containing protein, with amino-acid sequence MKKTVLLFFLFSVLFASAQFNFSFKFYNTNNTQIGVNTPIQYDNANSWYLYTQQIDLSQSVCEGDQITIKNFSNGSLLPSIGNYSLTSTTLWDVKPGYTYKTNPNLSFDNAWSTSGTIIDNQIWNNNTGITYTIPNSTGSGQYAYHTILIAPVLNGHFAGVYNSNSGCQRVIALKIKVKKAPICITNKNICEGESITNMLLGIESGITASNWLPNDPRINTPTQNTNYSVTLSNGTCSFNCSFSIKIIKPEFELISDNYVCGGNLPYLSDISVFDYNYKKITINNLVVFDNYNITNNNYFDSNYYLKLNSSGIYNITVTYMTYSGEECSKTYTINLLKSIKIPLPTIFSMCNNFEQICAPLAPVGSNYSYQWWGPSAGSNSSTLLSTSSCFTPNLHGSFLLKVTNQYGCSETHHFSVTNSIPQPNLGSNIVVCKGERMPTISIPYEIFGNSGYTITWYINGIVVQNGGTTLQMSPGNGSTVTVTISKSGCKTPSNSITVTIQDCNPTAIMSITNGERINSMSSKYGPINVPEVCLPGAIIDGSASHHENSYFVELAKFDLTTWSDIGSPLYSGWVPGGTTVPNYLNVSTLLGTNLNLQTGVVYRFRLAVGPIWHSTDVFFTVKTCRSSQLFVSKSDENPIDENVMIVYPNPIESDFSIQLQNESNGKLEIIDITGRIIYTEEFKSKKNFELSLENNNSGIYLVKITSDTITTTKKIIKK; translated from the coding sequence ATGAAAAAAACAGTCCTTCTCTTTTTTTTGTTCTCAGTATTATTTGCTTCTGCTCAATTTAATTTTAGTTTTAAATTTTATAATACAAATAATACACAAATAGGAGTGAATACACCTATTCAATATGACAATGCAAATAGTTGGTATTTATATACTCAACAAATAGACTTATCACAATCTGTTTGTGAAGGAGATCAAATAACTATTAAAAATTTTTCAAATGGGTCTTTACTTCCTTCAATTGGGAATTATAGCTTAACTTCTACTACATTATGGGATGTTAAACCAGGATATACTTATAAAACAAATCCTAATTTATCTTTTGATAATGCATGGAGTACTTCTGGGACAATTATTGATAATCAAATATGGAATAATAATACTGGAATAACATATACAATTCCGAACTCAACTGGTTCCGGACAATATGCTTATCATACTATTTTAATTGCGCCTGTACTCAATGGCCATTTTGCTGGAGTTTACAACTCTAATTCTGGTTGTCAAAGAGTTATAGCATTAAAAATTAAAGTAAAAAAAGCACCTATTTGCATTACAAATAAGAACATTTGTGAAGGAGAATCAATAACTAATATGCTTTTAGGAATAGAATCTGGAATAACAGCTTCAAATTGGCTTCCAAATGATCCTAGAATAAATACTCCTACTCAAAACACAAATTACAGTGTTACCTTAAGTAATGGTACATGTTCTTTTAATTGCAGTTTTTCAATAAAAATAATTAAACCTGAATTTGAATTAATTTCTGACAACTATGTTTGTGGAGGTAATTTACCCTATTTAAGTGACATTAGCGTTTTTGATTATAATTATAAAAAAATAACAATTAATAATTTGGTTGTTTTTGATAATTATAATATAACAAATAATAATTATTTTGATAGTAATTATTATTTGAAACTAAACTCTTCTGGTATATATAATATTACTGTTACCTATATGACCTATTCGGGTGAAGAATGTTCTAAAACCTATACTATTAATTTATTAAAAAGTATTAAAATACCACTTCCTACTATCTTTTCAATGTGCAACAATTTTGAACAGATTTGTGCTCCATTAGCACCTGTAGGTTCTAATTATTCGTATCAATGGTGGGGACCATCAGCAGGAAGTAATAGTTCAACATTACTTAGTACTAGTTCTTGTTTTACTCCTAACTTGCATGGTAGTTTTTTATTAAAAGTTACAAATCAATATGGCTGTTCTGAAACACATCATTTTAGTGTTACAAACTCTATCCCTCAACCAAATTTAGGAAGTAACATTGTTGTTTGTAAAGGAGAAAGAATGCCTACAATTTCAATTCCTTATGAAATATTTGGAAACTCTGGTTATACAATTACATGGTATATAAATGGTATTGTTGTTCAAAATGGTGGCACTACATTACAAATGTCCCCTGGAAATGGAAGTACGGTTACTGTAACCATATCAAAGTCAGGATGCAAAACTCCATCAAACAGTATAACAGTTACTATACAAGATTGTAACCCAACTGCTATAATGTCAATTACTAACGGTGAACGAATTAATTCAATGTCATCAAAGTATGGGCCAATTAATGTTCCTGAAGTTTGTTTACCTGGTGCTATTATTGACGGTTCAGCAAGTCATCATGAGAACTCATATTTTGTAGAATTAGCAAAATTTGATTTAACAACATGGTCAGATATTGGATCTCCATTGTATTCTGGTTGGGTTCCAGGAGGAACAACAGTCCCAAATTATTTAAATGTTAGCACACTCTTAGGTACAAATCTTAACTTACAAACTGGTGTCGTTTATCGTTTCAGACTTGCTGTTGGCCCTATTTGGCATTCAACAGATGTATTCTTTACAGTAAAAACATGTCGTAGCTCACAATTATTTGTAAGTAAATCTGATGAGAATCCAATAGATGAAAACGTTATGATCGTTTATCCAAATCCTATAGAAAGTGATTTCTCAATTCAATTACAAAATGAAAGTAATGGAAAACTAGAAATTATAGATATTACTGGAAGAATAATTTACACAGAAGAGTTTAAGAGCAAAAAGAATTTTGAACTTAGTTTAGAAAATAACAACTCAGGGATTTATTTGGTAAAAATCACATCTGATACAATAACAACTACCAAAAAAATAATAAAAAAATAA
- a CDS encoding DUF6263 family protein produces MKAIKQLTFFSVIAFFISCSQNKEEIILTLNQKVGDEQTIVSEIETKGNEQMSMKSTVIARFKVSAKDAKNVYTYTTNVLNIKSETKMFGEIEEYDSNKDESLMTSDEKSMHYEFKNTLDSTFEILIDEKGNIVKPFYNTDGSGASDAIVDISNIQLVFPKDKVTINSKWEDEKTNPLTKTKTKSTYTIKDITEDKIIISVNAVIDGVPGLLEQNNVAGEYILNKKDCTLLKGTLEMNLQTGGKVTNTYYKK; encoded by the coding sequence ATGAAAGCAATTAAACAATTAACATTTTTCTCTGTAATCGCATTTTTTATTAGCTGTTCGCAAAATAAGGAAGAAATAATATTAACTCTTAATCAAAAAGTTGGTGATGAACAAACTATTGTTTCTGAGATAGAAACTAAAGGAAATGAACAGATGAGTATGAAAAGTACAGTAATAGCTCGTTTTAAAGTGTCTGCAAAAGATGCCAAAAATGTATATACCTATACTACTAATGTTCTTAATATTAAATCTGAAACTAAAATGTTTGGCGAAATTGAAGAATATGATTCAAACAAAGACGAATCTTTAATGACTAGTGATGAAAAAAGTATGCATTATGAATTTAAAAATACTTTGGATTCAACATTTGAAATTCTTATTGATGAAAAAGGAAATATTGTAAAACCTTTTTATAATACAGATGGTAGTGGTGCTTCTGATGCTATTGTTGATATTAGCAACATTCAATTAGTGTTTCCTAAAGATAAAGTAACTATTAATAGCAAATGGGAAGATGAAAAAACAAACCCTTTAACAAAGACAAAAACAAAATCGACATACACAATTAAAGATATAACTGAAGATAAAATAATCATTTCAGTAAACGCTGTAATAGATGGAGTACCTGGATTATTAGAACAAAATAATGTTGCAGGTGAATATATTTTAAATAAGAAAGATTGTACTTTATTAAAAGGAACTTTAGAAATGAATTTACAAACAGGTGGAAAAGTGACTAATACCTATTATAAAAAGTAA
- a CDS encoding ligand-binding sensor domain-containing protein codes for MSFRIAFLPLFFLHLFSYSQDYIYKEFGLNEGLPSSQVYDIYQDKNGIIWFATDRGIANYNGYEIKTFGIKDGVLNNVVLNLYPQKNGVVYCSTFNNQLFYFNENFTGFKPYKYNNLLSKYLKNNQTILNLYIDDNNTINIGCESMNGKLSISNNGKVTTKTVKNTYLSIEKTYTVFEKKPNNAIFYYLSNNSSQVKNKDFNFIKNENNVKNQVILLKNDNYLIHKSLNSISIFNKNGDKVKEIKTNYNPLYIKALNETHFFIGYLYGGGKIVDVKGNIIESFLENESISNFLIDHEGGYWLTTLHSGVYYIKEPKIKVYSQSPLRKPINSLTKNNKNEIFVGYNDGKVLKIDSKGNSSIIYNSKEKLRAFVEFDAKTNNIYLQSHNHLIINENFTNKQKYIAYILKVSEPSEKGLIFSHINRITLVSGKDNDTYKLIAFPFRVHDACYWNDDIYLGTFEGSYIYSNEKLHDLSKINSLFKNRVDDVDYNEERNELYFATIGNGLIVYNKNNENVYSISKKEGLLSDIVNEIHIENKNEIWVCTNSGLNKIFFDKNGHYKITGLKSSNGLLNDGINDVEILNDTVWIASKKGLVYAPESLFENVKEDKNNYLKINRVYVNDSLSSIKSLKNLSYYENRIELFFEGISFKNNNELTYKYTLEGLDKKWYYTKNRKITFPSLPNGNYIFKVAVLTSLKDKNIKYLKIPISIKAPFWKTSWFIILSIFSLITLIYLFFKTRVLVYNQDIIRELLRLLMKKIKRKEKYYAFKEAGKEIRIKTDTILYVKSSGNYIDLKTENKTYIIRCKIGDFISSTPDPLEYLRIHRSYIIRIDKVESKSKTEIVIKDEKLPVSNSYEIEIEKLFF; via the coding sequence ATGAGTTTTAGAATAGCTTTTCTTCCTTTATTTTTTTTGCATCTATTCAGTTACTCTCAGGATTATATTTATAAAGAGTTTGGATTAAATGAAGGCTTACCTAGTTCTCAAGTTTATGATATTTACCAAGACAAAAACGGGATAATTTGGTTTGCAACTGATAGAGGTATTGCAAATTACAATGGCTATGAAATAAAGACATTTGGAATAAAAGATGGAGTTCTAAACAATGTTGTTCTGAACCTTTATCCGCAAAAAAACGGTGTTGTTTATTGCTCAACTTTTAACAACCAGCTTTTCTATTTTAATGAAAATTTTACAGGATTTAAACCTTATAAATACAATAACCTATTATCAAAATATTTAAAAAATAATCAAACCATTTTAAATTTATATATAGATGATAATAACACTATAAACATAGGTTGTGAATCTATGAATGGAAAACTATCCATTTCAAATAATGGAAAAGTTACTACTAAAACGGTAAAAAACACATATTTATCAATTGAAAAAACATATACTGTTTTTGAAAAAAAACCTAATAATGCTATTTTTTATTATTTATCAAATAATTCTTCTCAAGTAAAAAATAAAGACTTTAATTTTATTAAAAATGAGAACAATGTTAAAAATCAGGTTATTCTACTTAAAAATGATAATTATTTAATTCACAAAAGTCTTAATTCCATTTCTATATTTAACAAAAATGGAGACAAGGTTAAAGAAATTAAAACCAATTATAATCCACTATATATAAAGGCATTGAATGAAACACATTTTTTCATTGGATATTTGTATGGTGGTGGGAAAATTGTTGATGTAAAAGGGAATATCATTGAAAGTTTCTTAGAAAATGAATCTATTAGTAATTTTTTAATCGATCATGAAGGAGGTTATTGGCTAACAACTCTTCATTCAGGTGTTTATTATATAAAAGAGCCCAAAATAAAAGTATATAGCCAAAGTCCATTAAGAAAACCTATAAACTCACTCACAAAAAACAATAAAAATGAAATTTTTGTAGGATATAATGATGGAAAAGTCTTAAAAATTGATTCTAAAGGGAATTCTTCTATTATTTATAATTCAAAAGAAAAACTAAGAGCATTTGTAGAATTTGATGCTAAAACAAATAACATTTATCTGCAATCACACAATCATTTAATTATTAATGAAAATTTCACAAACAAGCAAAAATATATAGCTTATATATTAAAAGTTTCAGAACCCAGTGAAAAAGGGTTGATTTTTTCTCATATAAATAGAATAACATTAGTTAGCGGGAAAGATAATGATACATATAAATTAATAGCTTTCCCATTTAGGGTTCATGATGCTTGTTATTGGAATGATGACATTTATCTTGGTACTTTTGAAGGTTCATACATTTATAGCAATGAAAAACTCCATGATCTTTCCAAAATAAATAGTCTATTTAAAAATAGAGTTGATGATGTTGATTATAATGAAGAAAGAAACGAATTGTACTTTGCTACAATTGGTAATGGATTAATTGTATATAACAAGAATAATGAAAATGTATATTCAATTTCTAAAAAAGAAGGTCTTTTAAGCGATATTGTTAATGAAATTCATATTGAAAATAAAAATGAGATTTGGGTTTGCACAAATTCAGGCTTGAATAAAATATTTTTTGATAAAAATGGACATTATAAGATTACTGGATTAAAAAGCTCTAATGGTCTTCTAAATGATGGTATAAATGATGTTGAGATTCTTAATGATACCGTTTGGATTGCATCAAAAAAAGGATTAGTCTATGCTCCAGAATCATTGTTTGAAAATGTAAAAGAAGATAAAAACAATTATTTAAAAATTAATCGTGTATATGTAAATGATTCTCTTTCATCCATAAAAAGTTTAAAAAACCTTTCCTATTATGAAAACAGGATTGAATTGTTTTTTGAAGGTATATCTTTTAAAAACAATAATGAATTAACATATAAATATACTTTAGAAGGATTAGATAAAAAATGGTATTATACAAAAAACAGAAAAATTACTTTTCCTTCATTACCAAACGGAAATTACATTTTTAAAGTTGCAGTATTAACATCTCTTAAAGATAAAAATATTAAATATTTAAAAATTCCAATCTCAATAAAAGCCCCATTTTGGAAAACAAGCTGGTTTATCATTTTATCTATTTTTTCATTGATTACTCTAATTTATCTATTTTTCAAAACAAGAGTTCTGGTTTATAATCAAGATATTATTAGAGAATTATTAAGATTATTAATGAAAAAAATTAAAAGAAAAGAAAAATATTATGCTTTTAAAGAAGCTGGAAAAGAAATTAGAATCAAAACAGATACTATATTATATGTTAAGTCTTCTGGGAACTATATTGACCTTAAAACAGAGAACAAAACCTATATAATAAGATGCAAAATAGGTGATTTTATTTCTTCAACACCAGATCCATTAGAATACTTAAGAATTCATCGTTCTTACATTATTCGTATTGACAAAGTAGAATCAAAATCTAAAACTGAGATTGTAATTAAAGATGAAAAACTTCCTGTAAGTAATAGTTATGAAATAGAAATTGAAAAGCTCTTTTTTTAA
- a CDS encoding PepSY-associated TM helix domain-containing protein — MKKKNLKKIIRQIHLWLGLASGIIVFIIAVTGCLYAFQEEILNLTEDYRFVEKQNKPYIPPSQIEKIAKQELPNKHLHAIQYRESNVAAEAIFYNDDPLYYDICYINPYTGEVLKTVDEFSGFFRFILDGHFYLWLPHEIGQTIIASATLIFILIIISGFILWYPKNRKAAKQRFWFRWKEGIKWKRKNYDLHNITGFYVMAIALIFAITGLVWGFPWFAYCYYTVVGGEKSLLYEEPISIKSIDKKAIEYPLDKVFLIMQEEYPNAKSIEVHPVETDTSPIAANANIGDGTYWQTDYRYFDQYTLEEKNVSHIYGRLSKAKFADKLLRMNYDIHTGAIIGLPGKIFAFLISLLIASLPITGFLIWWGKKYK, encoded by the coding sequence ATGAAAAAGAAAAATCTTAAAAAAATCATCAGACAAATTCATCTTTGGCTTGGATTAGCATCGGGGATTATTGTTTTTATAATAGCAGTAACTGGTTGTTTATATGCTTTTCAAGAAGAAATTTTAAATCTTACCGAAGATTATCGCTTTGTAGAAAAACAAAACAAACCATATATTCCTCCATCTCAAATAGAAAAAATCGCAAAACAAGAACTTCCTAATAAACATTTGCACGCCATTCAATATAGAGAATCAAATGTTGCTGCCGAAGCTATTTTTTACAATGATGATCCTCTTTACTATGATATTTGCTACATAAATCCTTATACTGGAGAAGTTTTAAAAACAGTTGATGAATTTTCTGGTTTTTTTAGATTTATCTTAGATGGACATTTCTATTTATGGCTTCCTCATGAAATCGGACAAACAATAATTGCTTCTGCAACCTTAATTTTTATACTTATTATTATAAGTGGCTTCATTCTTTGGTATCCTAAAAATAGAAAAGCAGCTAAACAACGTTTTTGGTTTAGATGGAAAGAAGGAATAAAATGGAAGAGAAAAAATTATGATTTACACAACATAACAGGGTTTTATGTAATGGCTATTGCATTAATTTTTGCTATTACAGGTTTAGTTTGGGGATTTCCATGGTTTGCATATTGCTATTATACAGTTGTTGGAGGTGAAAAATCATTGTTATATGAAGAACCTATTTCTATAAAATCTATTGATAAAAAAGCGATAGAATATCCTTTAGACAAAGTCTTTTTAATTATGCAAGAAGAATATCCAAATGCAAAATCTATTGAAGTACATCCTGTAGAAACAGATACTTCACCTATTGCAGCAAATGCAAATATAGGTGATGGCACTTATTGGCAAACCGATTATCGATATTTTGATCAATATACATTAGAAGAGAAAAATGTTTCGCATATTTACGGCCGATTATCAAAAGCTAAATTTGCCGATAAATTATTACGCATGAACTATGACATTCATACAGGTGCAATTATTGGTTTACCTGGAAAAATATTCGCTTTTTTAATTAGTTTATTAATTGCAAGTTTACCCATTACTGGTTTTTTAATTTGGTGGGGAAAAAAATATAAGTAA